atataaatataatataatatagttGAACATTTTCACGAGATGATAAAAGATAGTAAATTACCACATTTTACAATCCAATggtcaaataaatattttacaatgtAGTCGCAGCAGAATGTAGAGATGCACAGAGAAATCGGCCGGTTGGACTATTTTCAGCTTGACCCGTCCTGATTGCTGACTAGCCGGTCGGAAACATCAgatctttttttcattcattgaaCACACCACAACTAAGTGCTAGCAGCTCAGGTAACAAAGTTCTTTAGTGTGGATGTTGCAACTGCGGGAGGAATTCAATTTGTTTTCAGTGTCAATGAGGTAGTCAAAAAAATCCCATTACATAAGatcaaaaaaatgaaataaaattctgTCTGATTTATACATACTGATATAGCCCTAGTGCACAACAAATAAGTTCAAATCttgataaatattgtttttgttgttctgtcTGTACGGTGAATAGTATGTTTCCAGATAGCTTTAGTTCTTAAATAGTCCCTCTAATGCTATTCCTACAAGTTTTGTTTTAGAAGGAACAGATACCTGCAGGCAGTTGCTTGTCCCCATATACCTGCAAAGGttttgtactgtattttatgCAGTTTATGGTTAGTGACTCTTGTAACATTCTGTCTATTTTACTTCTCTATGCCTGTAAACCGTCTGACAGAAGACATCAGCTGAGCATGAATTGGAATGAACCTACTCAGATCTCTTTAAATCATAAATTGGAGGAACAAAAACACAAGCTTGCTtctctatttttagaaacggGGGGAACAGTTTTTCAACTCGCTCTATTCTTCCAATGATCTGTGTTAATGTGTACTCACTTTCAGaacattttgtcagtttttgtcaTTGGTGAAGGAGAGAACTGTTGCAGAGCTGCCTTCAGCAGATACTGGAGGCTAAACTGTTTACCCCAGagtgttttagtttttgagctttAAGCTCTGTAAACCTTCGTGCACTTAAGCTGTCTGAATAACATGTtgaatttggaaatgttggcagctATTTGAAAATCTCAGAGTTAAAGTAAAAGCTGCAGGGAACTCGCACGGGGACTGATGTTTTCAATGCAACCAACTGCTTAGCTGTTAAAGAGTTTAAAGTGTCAAAATGGTGTCTCTTTTGTAAGGTAAACGTAAAATTGCAGTGACTCacctttcttttctctctctctctctctctctcacacacacacacacacacacacacacacacacacacacacacacacacacacacacacacacacagtgtgacaTTGCCTCTGTCCCTAAAATTAAAAGTTGTTGCTTGCTCACAAttctgtgtgcaagttgtaatAATTTGCTGTGGCAACCCCTGAAAGAAGGAGGCTCTGCCAGGCTCCACAGTTTACATCTCACAATAAGaaggttaaaaaagaaatatgtcaaACACTGATAATCATAACTTTTAAAGGGGAATTGGAATCATGGCAAAAACATGAGGTGTGTGTTAGTTAGAACCCCAACCAAAGTTATTTGGAACTTTAGTTTTTCTCCATTATAGGCTTAAAAGGAGGCCGGACGTAGTTATGAGCACTACGTCAATAGTTCTTTGGTTCCTCATAATTCAGTGGAGATCCGTAACTTTAGAAGGTACTAATTCTTCTAAAGTTTTCCTTTAGTTAGGGTTTGCGACACATGTAATAGGACCTGGATTAAGGATATACTAAGACTGCATGCAATCAGTCTTCCACTGCCTCTGAATCTATTAAAGTTAATCTTTGGGAGCTTCATTGATTTGAGACAGGAGCCATCTAATTTAAACAGTGAGACACATTAGTCAACCATTCTTTAAAACCCCAAGCAATCCAGAGACCTGCAATTTAATTTAGAGGCAAATGCATTCACACTAGGacacagacatgtttttttatgaaaactCAAAAAGATGCTAAATTCAATTCCCATGTGCGATTTGAGCTATATCTATTTATTGAAGGTTGTGGTGGAGATAGTCAAGCAATTACCAGCCACGTAATCAGATGTTTCCCctggaaatgacaaaaaaaacaaccctatATAGAGTGGCTACGGGAGTTATAATCATATGCTCTGAAAAACAGTTGGATAATACATGCTAATGTTTGCAAATCAGAGGGATGTAATTCTATTTTATTATGAAGGTGCATGTTAGAACTACAATGGCCCAAtactgagttaaaaaaaaaacaggtaacaGAGACTTCCTTCTCCCATTTACTGCTAGATAAACATGCCTGTGGAATATGTCTAGTTTGCATCATTATACCCAAGAAATAACCGATTTTCTGTCTCTATTTCCTATAGACTGTGCACTGTGGTGGCCATTTGGGTGGTCTCGATAGCCATGGCCTTGCCGAAGGTCACTTACATCAACTTTGACGGTGGCTGCACGTGGTCGGTTGGTCGAGAAGAGTGGCTGTTTTTCCTGGTGCCTGCCTTCCTGGTGTACTACGTGGCCCCCCTGTTCTGCATCGCCATCAACTGCGGCCTCATCATCTCTCACCTCCACCGCTGCAGAGGCAGCCTGGTTGCCAACAGACGCAACAAGAAAGCCACCGCCCTGCTAATTGGTTCAACGCTGGTGTTTGCAGTTAGCTGGCTGCCATATTATGCACTTGAGTTTGTCAATGTTTTGTCACCTTACATTAGTTCAGCAGCTTCTCCCACGAGCAGAGTAGATGTCGGGCCAGCTTCCCCGTTGCCTACTTTTAATTCACCGGTCACTCCGTCCGGGTCCGGTGAACAAGCCGTGCCGAGGGTCACACTGTTGTGGGAAGTAGCCTCTCTGGCGGCCATTTTGTTGGTGTGCCTGGCTCCATGCTGGAACCCTCCGCTCTACTTCCTGCTGTCACGCCCGGCTGTACATCAGCTGAAAGCTCTCCTGCCCTCGTTCTTCCAAGAGCAGTTGGGGAGAAAACCTGTGCAGCACTGGCGTATCGCTCCGGCTCCACCCCTGTGTCTGTCAACACCTCACGCAGCCCCGAACTCACCCAATCGTCAGAGCTTGACACGCCGACTGACTCAATGAAGATCGCAACAGCTGTGCACACTCACGTTCCCCCATGAAATCCAGCTCACATGTGCCATCCATGAAACGCTAAATCCAAACACATGATTCACAGGATGCTCTGTGCGTGTAGTTACTGAGTATGCTCATGGCTATTGGCAACAATAAGCTCTCACGTTGTGTCATAATTAGAACACATTCTAGGCCTTAAACCGAGTTTATGTCCCTCACGATACCAGATGCACTTAGCAACTTTGCTGTCTGGTCTATTCCAGCtagaagaggaaaagggctGGAAATCaagctgaaagaaaataaaaactgaaaagccaAACAAAGCAATTTCCTGTTATATCACAGCTCATATCGTCATTTATTTTTGGGTCACTGAACTTAAATATAAGCTCACACATGGGAATTGAACCTTAGCAACATGCCTTTTTGGTGCTGGAGGGCATCAGCTAAACTTGTCCTGACTAACTCAACCCATCCAAGCAAACCAGAACTCCCCAGAGAGTTTTTACACACAAGCCCCGGTCTGCAACGTAAAAGCATCCAATGGGTGGAGTAAACGGCCTCTGCATTGTGGAAGATTGGCTTTGCTTTTTTGCTAAATATTAGATATAGAAATTCATTACAGCCATTCATCCTACTATGCAGTATAACCTTGTAACACCATTACAGAGATTTCTAACAGAGCTGGGAAACGGCAGACGATGCCTCTTTAGAAATCTCAATGAAAAGCCCGGAGGCAGCAGATTCCGGATTCAATCATGGCAATAACCTTAGTGAAAAGAGGGCCCTTTGACATTGGCACATGTTAAAAGACACCGGCTTGTCTAGTTCTGAACCTGAATGCTGAGAAGTGCATGTTAAAAAGGGATTTGACACCAAGTATTGGATCTGCtttgctggggaaaaaaaaaaaaaaacttccctaCAAGCCTGTCTGCATCTATACTGGTTTGATATCACAAATTAAAAGGCATGTTTTCTTGTGGCTATACCTAAGTTACTTGTTTATGAAATAGCCGAGGCAGAATAATTTGTTTTGTTGGCTTTAAAGCCCCAATACATAACCTTTGACCCACATATTAACCTCATTTGAGATATATCATTCGATTTTCCATGTCAATGTACAGCACTCAGCGTGTAGTAATGGTCTGTGCGGGCTGCCCTTCTCTGTGTAACTTGAGAGGTGCGGATCCATCACTCAGAAAGTTATGTGACCTAGAGCACACCTTAAACAAGAGAGCTGCCACATGCTAGTGGCCTACAGGGGCGCTAAACCTGAAACTTTCAGGTCTAGGACCACTAGTGGtcaaaagttactttttattgttGCTTCAACAGTTATATATTGCAGAGATCTAAATGGCCTTGCtgtgcctcgcaaaagtattcacgcccccTCAACATATTCACATTTAGGCACGTTACAATCATGAACCGATGGAAAGACCAAAAGAAAGTGGACAATGTGAAAAGGATACACATGTTTTATaaatcaaaatcagacatttgagGTTTAAATCACACCTTGTTTACTCTGATCAAAATGCCGTACAACTATTTTTCTTTAGAAGTCAACTAATAGTAGGTAGattagaaaatgcatttttgggGGAGGGGTGTTATGTCAGATACCCAAACAAATTACACGATAATTGCGAATGgatggtggaaaaaaacaatatgccTAGTTTACAAGATGTTATGCAAGAACATCCAAAGAGTGTGCGTTTGCTACAGGTTTTCCTGCAGAGTTTCTCTATTTGTAGCTCCAATCATTTTTCATCAACCACAATTTCCCTGCTGAACAAATGGATCTTCACAGCATactactgccaccaccatgtattACTATGGGGACAGAATTTTCAGCGCTATCTGCAATCTAATTTTGTTGAATTATACGTGCAGGGGAAAAATATTCAATTTGGGCCTCCTCTGACCATGCAGAGCACCTCCCATCAGATATGTGTTGTGTCCCATCGTGCCAAAAGGCAAACAATGCTTTTTTACGGCTCTGTCCCAACAAAATGGACAGATTTGTGGAGTTCACAGTTGTCCTGTCTTGAGACTCGTTCAGATAAGCAGTGGATCCGTGCAGCTCCTACTGTGTCACCATGAAGATCTATGCTGTGAGCTTGATTGCTGCTCTCCTTGCCCCACCTGACAGTTTGGGGGTCGGTCCTGTGTTTGTCAATATGCAGTTTAATAATATTGCCCCTGTTATGTTCCACAATGCAgaatagatgtgtgtgtgtgtgtattttccAAAAAACATAAGATCCTTTTCGGAACAAGAACAACATTAATTGACAACCACGAAAACCAGGTTTTAAGATTACCAAGCTCTGGCAAAAGCAAgggaaaaatgcataatttgTAAAGgattcacaaaaagaaaaaataaggcTGCCTCCTCAGCTCAAGTCACACTGCTCAgctacaaaacaaaccaaggcCATATTTATCCAACTTAAAAACACGTCTGCCAGTAAAACTGCCTTAAATGCAGACCACTCAGAATCACCAGGCAAAACCAGCTTTCTACTCTGCTCATAAAGGGGCAAAGTGCAATCAGCAGTGCCCTTCTGGCTGCAGGAGCCTAGCTGAAAGGGAAAGCAGAAAACTcaggaggagaaagaaaacactCACTTACATGCAGCCTCTGCGGTATGTAACAGTCCCTATTTTGGGATGATGTATTGAACAGTGCTttatgagatgttcaaagttttttttttgtttttttcctaaaccTGCTTTACACTTCTACCCATATCTTTCCCTGTTCTGTCTGCTGTATTTCTTATGCCAGTTTCACATGGCAGGATAATCAGCCTGATTTTTGTGGCAATCTTCCCCTTCGGACAACCTTAAGGATGCCCCAATTATCAGGATGGATTTTAAGATTACCTTATGAGATATTTTAGCcggtgtgtggtgtgttaagagtgatccaGTCCACTCACTAGGAAGCCGGGAATGCTCCGAcctcaaatcagggatattcaacatgttggactGTTTTGGATGTGCGGACAAATGACAGGCAAATTCAAatgcctgttgaatgtgacgtgtagccagtCAGAAAGTGAGGTGACGGAACCCCAGATGGAAAAAacccacaacaactcacctcctCATCATAGTTTAGCAAATGTAGACCACCTGATCGCACTGTCTCCATTCCTTTAAAGGTGCCAGGATATCACAGtgtaaaccatttcatgtagttgatatacatatgtaaattctcaaacaaatttcattaaaaataacatcagcttcttgttttgtcaggccaaatgtcactcctcagtaaaagggttgggtgCAGTACAGATATGTGTCTCTGCCTAGGCATGAGATTAAGGAATGCCATTATTGGGTCAATGTGGAAACATTTGGGTGACACTTGTGCAACCTGCCCTTATCATGACAGAGTAAGCTAAAATACAGTTTCATTACACAAATGATATTCTTTATGTCTTCAAAAGATGCAATGCTCATGGCGTGTTTTGATCAAGAAATTTTTTAGTTTGAATGCATGTGAATATTTGCCAAAGTAtgtcttaaaataaatgatcCTATTGCTTTATTTAAGAGCTAAGTAAGCCTTTGAAATGAAACACAACTAGGTTTGAGCTCACCAAGTTCTGAGGATTGAATGGTAAATGTCCTGAATTAATACttctcaaagcgctttacacatTCACTGACAAACTTACTTATTCACATGTTCTTACACCTATACACTTTCCAAGGGGCCGACCAACATGTTGGAGGAAGAGGATAGAATGAAACCCACAACCTTTGGAttgcaaatggtaaatggactgaacttatatagttTATTTATACTTAAAGCGCTGTACGCTAGAGCCACATTGACCCACTcacaccactgagctatataatacactggagtgctgattttgccgaaaaactgaagtcactggccgccatcttgctcctccctactctcacagaatcccataggatttggttgcaacaacaagcagttttctggctgtgtgaaaacgtttcacaggtaattctacagtcagtggatgtactaacactatcaactactaggaaattatgtgctgaaatattttacatgttattcatattaaatatatatatatatgtatatataagtatgtgtatatgtatatatatgtatacacatatgtaaatatatgtttttgtatattgttatttatatatttataaatgttaaacatatatatttaaatgaataaaatgcaaaatatttcagcacatgactttctcagtacttgatatttttacaacataacataaaagtatatggcatttgacattttaaaagtcttaagccccccccctgaacatgagaaaatcctcgttattcgatgctgtagcgcacatattccctagttactggggggaaatagggagtaccaatatggcggccggtggcttcaaagccactcgttcaaacagacggtgattagcactccagtgtataatatagctcagtgactcacacacattcaaacaccgatacgcagctcggtaggcaatttggggttaagtgccttgcccaggggcacattgacacatgacaaggggaagctggaatcgaactcACAACCTTTCcgattgcaagacgactactcaaTCCATCAAGTCACAGTGCAAGACCACTACTtttcccactgagccacagttgcttcaaaaaataaagttaaaggtAAAAATAGGATCTAATGTTATTTACAAGGGGAGAAATTGCTTTTTTAACGTCTTGGACTGTGACGTAACTTTTTTTTGGTGACTGAGTTGCGTAAGCTTTCACCATCTATTTACAAGAAAAGACAGATATTAATGGATGACAGATAGACAGAATAACCTCGGACCTTGAGCATGTCATCTTTTCTGCAGCCATAAATCCTGCCTTAGTTATTTCTTGACCTGTTGAACTGCAGAACTGCACATCCAGATGGCAGCCTTAAATGTCTCCATTACCAGGGTGTAGACGCTTTTTTTTGTCGATACCATCTTGGCGGCTAATGAGAGCTTTTATCTTCGTCATCTGTCCGCACCGTGATCCTCTCACGCACCGCAGCCCAGTAAGCTGCCATGTTCTGATGAGTTTGTCTTAATTAAGTCAGCAGATTAGGGAAAGCTTAAATTATAAGTCATGCTCTGCAAGCCCCATGGAGAGGAACCTTCCCCTTTTCATTTAGTGTCTTTACTGAAACCCTTACATATCTGCAGACCTGCTAAACAGAATAGATAGGACAGAATGAGCAGGGAAGTGAACCTGAAAGAAGACTAATATATAAAAACTTTAGGAGACATCACAAAGAGAGTGGCTTTCTATCATCTGGATGGACATTTAAGAGATATTGATTGTTAGTGTGACAGCACTACTTAATGGCCTTATAAAGGATGCCAGCTCATTAATTGTCATTGATTGCAATTTAATTCCCTTAGGGAGGTTTTGTTTCAAAGAGTTTACTTATAGCTATGATAGCAATGACTCACAAAACCCACCTTTAGCAAGATCAGTATATTTTCACAGTAATCTTCTCTCCTCAATATTactataacagtttttttttattttactgacaaGGGAGCCCTTTCTAAGCCATGCTGGTGATAAATCTCCAGacatatttgctttaaatgtcAAACTGCAGGGATCCTAAAAATCAAAATGTATGTTAGGTACCTTCCTATATTCCCACTTTTAATGTCATGATATTTCtcaaatgtaaataaagcaTCATATTTACAAGTTTAGGGAGTTTCATTTCCTCAGGTACACGTTGTTATGTGTTTTTGTGCCAAATGTCCACAGAGTGTGTGGTTAAGGAAAAATGTGAGGAGTTGTTTCTTAATAGTGCACAGAGAATTAAGAAAAAGCTGAGTAAAAGATTTTGCAATATTAAAAATTAGATTGCTTATTATGTTCTCAAAACTCAACTAGTATGAAAAACTGTGAATTTATAAATCTAGTTTTGGAATCTCTCTGGTGGTTGAATTTTACTACAAGACCTTGTGGCAGCACGGAGTAAGATAAATGCAGGAACACCTACACATTTGATCTTACCAGTACAAAATTTTCCAACGATCAAGCATGCATTATCATGCTTGATTATGGTCAGGTCAAATGTGCGAACAGTTACTACTATACAAGGAGGAGTAGGAGGAAGAACTTAGCTGGTAAACcatttcttctaagcttttgtagtttatttggctgaattgggacattttgttgaAATCAGTTCTAGTGGGAGACATATTTTGCGTGACACATTGTCGGTCAGTACATCCGATTTTAAGCTGTGGATTAATAGATGTACACCGTCAGAGTCACCAGAGGAAAAGAAGCTATGTGATGTGGAAGTGGGCGAGCGAAATTCAAATCTTGCTGAAACGAAATACTTTTGTCAATGTGTTTGAAATGGAGAGTTGCATATCGGTGATCATGTGCACACTCAAAGAAGATGCTAATACACGTGCACAGTGTAAAATCATAGATCAGGTTTCCTGAGCACTCAGCCTATTCATGGTGTATCAGCTGTACCCCTGTTTCAACCATGCTGATCAGACTTCCACAGGATAAAAAAGTCAAGATGTTAAACATGAAGATGataaaaagtcaaaatgttaaacatatgcTTTGCAATAACGTTAATGTCATGTGGCTGGAATTATGAATATAGGTCACACCAAAGGACAAGTTAGTTTACCTATCATAACATCAGCTTTCTGCCTGGGTTTGCCAGCTTTTTGCAAGGGTTGACTAAAGAAATGGACATAAAATCAGCATAAACAGATGGAGAAACCATATTCATGACAAATATTAAGACTGCCAGTATGCATTTTTGATATTCTAATTCTATAATTTGCTATATTAGGCATTAGtagactgatttatttattatttcatttgataacttttaactttaaagtTTACTGAAATGTAttctcagtatgaaggattgctgcaaagccatcaacaatgcagacgactgtccactgtggtgctacgctctttcaggaatgaatgctacttgtcaagacaatgtaatctgctgggtttccttagatagaaaacttttgtGACCAAtcagtctgtatgatttgattaaatttactttgtaaatgccttgagatgacatgtgttatgaattggcgctatataaataaaactgaattgaattgaaaactcCTGTTAGCCCAGTTATTACTTGTCTAACCCAGGTTATTCTATTCAACCTGTCCTTTGTTGCCCTGATTGTTAAACTCGTATTATAATTTGTTTTGGATTGAAAATCTAACCCGGTGAATAACCACAACCTTGTTGTGGTTATACGCCAGGACTGGACATTTGAAAAAGTGGCCAGCTTTAAGTCAATTCAAAAcactttataaagaaaaaaataagaattattCTGTTCTTCTGAAGAGACTGACATTGTTTGCAACTTATTCTGTGGGTTAATTTGATATACAAccattaaatgtattttgcaaTCATTGAGAAAGGGGCAGGCTTACACAAGCTTTTTCGTCTTCCTGCTCCCTTTTCAACTTGTGTACAatgtttgattgattgattgattgattgattgattgattgattgattgattgattgattgattggttgattgattgatccaTTTTTGTCCCAGTACTTTAACCCAAATTGAATTTTCAGCCTAGGAAATTCTGTCACATGCATTTTGCCAACATTCCCAGTCTATTCGCCTCAGTCAGCTACCCCtgatacatatgcaaatcatcCCCCATGGACATATTATTTCCCAGTTTAGAATAGACTAGAcgtagaatagaaatatccttaaATGTCCCtctgtggggaaattcaggtgtaccagcagttAATTAATAGTCCAGTTGAAGAATGCAGATTCACACAGAGGTAAGGGaatataaaaacagagaaataaagaCGGTACAGTCAGTGCGACTTTAAAGCATAAGAAAGAGAACTgagcagttattaaaaatagcacACTCAGATTCAAACAAAAGTGTAACTGTATaagctcattaaaaaaaaatacatgtgcaTGTATATTTGTGCATAAAACAACCCCAGACTATTCACTAGACTATTTTAAAGCTGCAAATAACAGCCAAAGCTTGAATTCTGGTTCAGGTACTGGCTACAGCAAAAGGAAAGTGTAATGCTCCTGACAGACGACCTGACATTTCAGTCAAACACAGAGAATTGattaaaaaatttattttaaaggagcaacTGGTGTGGGACTGGAATGTACCGATGGCACAGACTGGAGTCACTGGGGAAGAAAAGGACAGGTTAGTGGCTGCTGAGGATTCTCCAATAATGAGAAAACTCTAAAATAAAGCCGCCAACTTTATCAGGGACCAGCCAGAGTATTTGGTTGTGTCAGGTGACTCCTTAGGTTCGCTGAGGAGCCGGCGAGCTGTTGCTGCGGGGATGGTATCTTCACAGCAGGTAGTAGCTTGAG
This genomic window from Fundulus heteroclitus isolate FHET01 chromosome 6, MU-UCD_Fhet_4.1, whole genome shotgun sequence contains:
- the si:ch211-119o8.4 gene encoding somatostatin receptor type 1: MPAIVNLLFNVVSTNTTISFTVVLPMVSLISLFAGVGGHLLLWLVLVRNPRRRSKPSSILLLNLSLADLGALLTLPCVLLSASFQNWQLGGGTCILLGFMTSVTVGVEIFSLAALAVLRYRIVAPRMRLPASLTQVLCTVVAIWVVSIAMALPKVTYINFDGGCTWSVGREEWLFFLVPAFLVYYVAPLFCIAINCGLIISHLHRCRGSLVANRRNKKATALLIGSTLVFAVSWLPYYALEFVNVLSPYISSAASPTSRVDVGPASPLPTFNSPVTPSGSGEQAVPRVTLLWEVASLAAILLVCLAPCWNPPLYFLLSRPAVHQLKALLPSFFQEQLGRKPVQHWRIAPAPPLCLSTPHAAPNSPNRQSLTRRLTQ